A portion of the Clostridium gelidum genome contains these proteins:
- the aroQ gene encoding type II 3-dehydroquinate dehydratase, whose product MKIMVINGPNLNMVGVREKGIYGTKSFEDICEYIKEEGKRRGHEITLFQSNCEGEIIDELQKAYFENYDGIIINPGAYTHYSYAIHDAIKGTNIDTVEVHLSNIHVREEFRKISVTAPACIGQMCGFGENGYLLAIKALELKKMPK is encoded by the coding sequence GTGAAGATTATGGTTATTAATGGACCCAACTTAAATATGGTTGGGGTTAGGGAAAAAGGTATTTATGGAACAAAATCTTTTGAAGATATATGTGAATATATCAAAGAAGAAGGCAAAAGGCGAGGTCATGAAATAACATTATTTCAAAGCAACTGTGAAGGTGAAATTATTGATGAGCTTCAAAAAGCATATTTTGAAAATTATGATGGAATAATAATAAATCCAGGAGCTTATACTCATTATAGTTATGCAATTCATGATGCAATAAAAGGGACTAATATAGATACAGTTGAAGTCCATTTATCAAATATACATGTAAGAGAGGAATTTAGAAAAATATCTGTTACTGCACCAGCTTGTATAGGACAAATGTGTGGTTTTGGAGAAAATGGATATTTATTAGCTATTAAGGCATTAGAATTGAAAAAAATGCCTAAATAG
- a CDS encoding shikimate kinase, translated as MKNKIVLIGMPGCGKSTIGKLISKELNLKFIDMDNYIEKMTAKTIPQLFEHGEDYFRDFETLACTELSERSNVLISSGGGVIKRKENIGILKKESYIIFIDRPLEELLNDVDISKRPLLKEGREKLIKLYEERYELYKSSADDIVKNDKGLRNTIDIMEKLIKFNLIID; from the coding sequence ATGAAAAATAAAATAGTACTTATTGGTATGCCAGGATGCGGCAAAAGTACGATTGGTAAATTGATAAGTAAAGAATTAAATCTTAAATTTATTGATATGGATAATTATATTGAAAAGATGACAGCTAAGACAATCCCACAGCTTTTTGAACATGGAGAGGATTATTTTAGAGACTTTGAAACTCTAGCCTGCACAGAATTGTCAGAAAGGAGTAATGTATTAATTTCTTCTGGTGGAGGAGTAATAAAAAGAAAAGAGAATATTGGAATATTAAAAAAAGAATCCTATATTATTTTTATAGATAGACCACTTGAAGAACTTTTAAATGATGTAGATATTTCAAAAAGACCGTTGCTTAAAGAAGGAAGAGAAAAACTAATTAAGTTATATGAAGAACGTTATGAATTATATAAATCATCTGCAGATGATATAGTTAAAAATGATAAAGGACTTAGAAATACAATAGATATAATGGAAAAACTAATTAAATTTAATTTAATAATAGATTAG
- the aroE gene encoding shikimate dehydrogenase yields the protein MDFYGLIGEKLPHSLSPKIHNTLFKALDIEGAYKLFEVEKEDLGKAVDSLKILKIKGVNVTIPYKQDVMKYLDFISEEAKKIGAVNTIYLNNGKLYGYNTDYFGFGTIIKNNDIKVKDSIAMVLGNGGAAKAVINYLLDEEIKKIYLVSRKGKDSSGYDNNRIECKSYGEITHIKGDILINSTPLGMYPHMDETAVHEDIISNFDALIDLIYNPKETQFLKIGKTLNKKVCGGIEMLVGQAIKAEEIWQGATLDNNVTQELYSMFQDEFK from the coding sequence TTGGACTTTTACGGATTGATAGGAGAAAAGTTGCCACATAGTCTTTCACCGAAGATTCATAATACACTTTTTAAAGCTTTAGATATTGAAGGGGCATATAAGCTTTTTGAAGTAGAGAAAGAAGATTTAGGAAAGGCTGTAGATTCATTAAAGATTCTTAAAATAAAGGGAGTTAATGTAACTATTCCTTATAAGCAAGATGTAATGAAATATTTAGATTTTATATCAGAGGAAGCAAAAAAAATAGGCGCAGTAAACACTATTTATTTAAATAATGGAAAGTTATATGGCTATAATACAGATTATTTTGGTTTTGGAACCATTATAAAAAATAATGATATTAAAGTTAAAGATAGTATAGCAATGGTACTTGGAAATGGTGGAGCTGCTAAGGCTGTAATTAATTATCTTTTAGATGAAGAAATAAAAAAGATTTATTTAGTTTCAAGAAAAGGTAAGGATAGTTCAGGTTATGATAATAATAGAATTGAATGTAAATCCTATGGTGAAATAACACATATAAAAGGGGATATTTTAATAAATTCAACGCCTCTTGGAATGTATCCACATATGGATGAAACTGCAGTTCATGAAGATATAATATCTAACTTCGATGCACTAATAGACTTAATTTATAATCCGAAGGAAACACAATTTTTAAAAATAGGAAAAACTTTAAATAAAAAAGTATGTGGTGGAATTGAAATGTTAGTTGGTCAAGCTATAAAAGCTGAGGAAATATGGCAAGGGGCTACCCTTGATAATAATGTGACACAAGAATTATATTCAATGTTTCAAGATGAATTCAAGTAG
- the pheA gene encoding prephenate dehydratase has translation MAGIDDYRSRIDEIDKEITKLFEERMDTVINIANYKKDRNLPIFNRDREDEVIEKNVGYLKNDDYSEETRKFFISLMEVSRELQSRKMLEAEEVIENKADLSEIKNIKQGKIGYYGVPGSFSEEAMLKYFGQLEAPKPYGEFEEVFLAVKNDEIKYGVVPIENSSTGAIAQVYDLIYKYGFYIVGEECIKINQNLIGIKGTTLDSIKEVYSHPQPIEQSSEFLKKYSDWKVIPFHSTSVSAKLISDLKDTSKVAIASNRAAAIYGLDIIEANINNQSDNSTRFIIISKSLETDPSCNKVSVVFSLEHKAGTLYKLLRHFAENNINMMKIESRPMEKGAWKYFLYIDFEGNIEIEKVATALKLIEQSSAYFKLIGGYRKYTI, from the coding sequence ATGGCTGGTATAGATGACTATAGAAGTAGAATTGATGAAATAGATAAAGAGATAACTAAACTTTTTGAAGAAAGAATGGATACGGTTATTAATATTGCAAATTATAAAAAAGATAGAAACTTACCTATTTTTAATAGAGATAGAGAAGATGAAGTTATTGAGAAAAATGTTGGATATCTAAAAAATGATGATTATTCAGAGGAAACAAGAAAGTTTTTTATATCTTTAATGGAAGTATCAAGAGAGCTTCAAAGTAGAAAAATGTTAGAAGCAGAAGAGGTTATAGAAAATAAAGCAGATTTATCAGAAATTAAAAATATAAAACAAGGTAAGATTGGGTACTATGGTGTTCCAGGATCATTTAGTGAAGAAGCAATGCTAAAGTATTTTGGACAACTAGAAGCTCCCAAGCCATATGGCGAATTTGAAGAAGTATTTTTAGCAGTAAAAAATGATGAAATTAAATATGGAGTTGTTCCTATAGAAAATTCTTCAACAGGTGCTATCGCCCAGGTTTATGATCTTATATATAAGTATGGTTTCTACATTGTTGGAGAAGAGTGTATTAAAATAAACCAAAACTTAATTGGTATTAAAGGTACGACTTTAGATTCAATTAAAGAAGTATATTCTCATCCTCAACCTATTGAACAAAGTAGTGAATTTTTGAAAAAGTATAGTGATTGGAAGGTTATACCTTTCCATAGTACATCTGTAAGTGCAAAACTGATTAGCGATTTAAAAGATACATCAAAGGTTGCTATTGCAAGTAATAGAGCTGCTGCTATATATGGATTAGATATTATTGAAGCAAATATAAATAATCAAAGCGATAATTCTACAAGATTTATAATAATATCAAAAAGTCTTGAAACAGACCCAAGCTGTAATAAAGTAAGTGTTGTATTTTCACTTGAACATAAGGCAGGTACTTTGTATAAATTATTAAGGCATTTTGCAGAAAATAATATAAATATGATGAAGATTGAATCAAGACCAATGGAAAAGGGTGCTTGGAAGTATTTTTTATATATTGATTTTGAAGGGAATATTGAAATAGAAAAGGTAGCAACAGCTTTAAAATTAATTGAACAAAGCAGTGCTTACTTTAAACTTATTGGTGGATACAGAAAATATACTATTTAA
- the aroC gene encoding chorismate synthase → MSGMWGNKLKVSIFGESHGVGIGITIDGLPSGFEINMEEVMKEMARRAPGKSNLSTARKEDDAPEILSGFFEGKTTGTPLCAVIRNADMHSKDYGKLKDLVRPGHADYPGFIKYNGFNDYRGGGHFSGRITAPLVFAGAVCKQVLEAKGINIGAHVKSIGNIEDKSFYDVELSKELLEDLRSKELPLLIPEKEEEMRNAILKAKKEQDSMGGTIECTVLGINAGIGNPFFDSVESTLAHLMFSVPAVKGIEFGKGFEMTELRGSECNDEYYYDGDKVKTYTNNNGGITGGITNGMPILFKVAMKPTPSIIKKQRTIDIAEKKEADIVIEGRHDPCIVQRAVPVIEAVTAIGILDLIS, encoded by the coding sequence ATGAGTGGAATGTGGGGGAATAAATTAAAGGTTTCTATTTTTGGTGAATCTCATGGAGTAGGAATAGGTATTACAATAGATGGACTTCCATCTGGTTTTGAAATCAATATGGAAGAGGTTATGAAAGAAATGGCAAGAAGGGCTCCTGGTAAGAGCAATTTATCAACTGCAAGAAAAGAAGATGATGCACCAGAAATATTAAGTGGATTTTTTGAAGGTAAAACTACAGGAACACCACTTTGTGCAGTAATTAGAAATGCAGATATGCATTCTAAAGATTATGGAAAACTTAAGGATTTAGTTAGACCAGGCCATGCAGATTATCCAGGATTCATTAAGTATAATGGATTTAATGATTATAGGGGCGGTGGGCACTTCTCGGGAAGAATAACAGCACCATTAGTATTTGCAGGAGCTGTTTGTAAGCAAGTTTTAGAAGCAAAAGGAATTAATATAGGGGCTCATGTTAAGAGCATTGGAAATATTGAAGATAAGAGTTTTTATGATGTTGAACTAAGTAAAGAATTGTTAGAAGATTTAAGAAGCAAAGAATTACCTCTTTTAATTCCAGAAAAAGAAGAAGAAATGAGAAATGCAATTCTTAAAGCAAAAAAAGAACAAGATTCTATGGGTGGAACTATCGAATGTACTGTTCTTGGAATAAATGCTGGAATTGGAAATCCGTTTTTTGATTCAGTTGAATCTACTTTAGCGCATTTAATGTTTTCTGTTCCAGCAGTTAAAGGGATAGAATTTGGAAAAGGCTTTGAAATGACTGAGCTTAGAGGCTCTGAATGTAATGATGAATATTATTATGATGGAGATAAAGTTAAGACTTATACAAATAATAACGGTGGAATTACAGGCGGAATTACTAATGGAATGCCAATATTATTTAAAGTTGCAATGAAGCCAACACCATCAATAATAAAGAAACAAAGAACAATAGATATTGCAGAAAAGAAAGAAGCAGACATTGTAATTGAAGGAAGACATGATCCATGTATAGTACAAAGAGCTGTTCCAGTAATTGAAGCAGTAACTGCTATTGGAATACTTGACTTAATCAGTTAA
- the aroA gene encoding 3-phosphoshikimate 1-carboxyvinyltransferase, producing MGNLKIYPNKLSGEVKIPPSKSMAHRAVICAALSDGVSKVTNIDYSDDIIATIEAMSSLGAKITQTTDYLEVYGIKCPENIKANELRNERTIDCNESGSTLRFLVPIATLFDGVNRFVGRGNLGKRPLDTYYNIFDEQKIKYTYKEGTLDLKTEGKLRHGEFKVKGNISSQFITGLLFTLPLLDGDSKIIITTEMESKGYIDLTLSAIKDFGVEIINNNYEEFIIKGNQNYKSRDYRVEGDYSQAAFFFSADALSNNVVLNDLKLDSLQGDKEVIDILERMGLNLKNKNNGLIGAVSGELKATVIDGSQCPDIIPVVSLVAALSTGTTEIINAGRLRIKECDRLAAVTSELNKLGAKITEKEDGLIIEGVKELKGGIEVWSHKDHRIAMTLAIASTMCTEPIILKDYECVSKSYPQFWDDFKNVGGVFDEWNVGE from the coding sequence ATGGGAAATTTAAAAATTTATCCAAATAAATTAAGTGGTGAAGTTAAGATACCTCCATCTAAGAGTATGGCTCATAGAGCAGTGATCTGTGCAGCTCTTTCTGATGGTGTGAGTAAAGTTACTAATATAGATTATTCAGATGATATTATAGCTACTATCGAAGCTATGTCGTCACTCGGTGCAAAAATAACTCAAACTACCGATTATCTTGAGGTTTATGGAATTAAATGTCCTGAAAATATTAAAGCTAACGAATTAAGAAATGAAAGAACTATAGATTGTAATGAATCAGGTTCAACTCTTAGATTCTTAGTACCCATTGCTACTTTATTTGATGGTGTTAACAGATTTGTTGGTAGAGGTAATTTAGGTAAAAGACCACTAGATACGTATTATAATATATTTGATGAGCAAAAAATAAAATATACATATAAAGAAGGAACATTAGATTTAAAGACTGAAGGTAAATTAAGACATGGAGAGTTTAAAGTTAAAGGAAATATCAGTTCACAATTTATAACAGGGTTATTATTTACTCTTCCTCTTTTAGATGGAGATTCTAAAATTATAATAACAACAGAAATGGAATCAAAGGGATATATTGATTTGACTTTAAGTGCTATTAAAGATTTTGGGGTTGAAATTATAAATAATAATTATGAAGAATTTATAATAAAGGGAAATCAAAACTATAAGAGCAGAGATTATAGAGTTGAAGGTGATTATTCTCAAGCAGCATTTTTCTTCAGTGCAGATGCACTTTCAAACAATGTAGTTCTTAATGATTTGAAATTAGATTCACTTCAAGGAGATAAAGAAGTAATTGATATTTTGGAGAGAATGGGATTAAACTTAAAGAATAAAAACAATGGATTAATAGGAGCGGTTAGTGGAGAATTAAAAGCAACAGTTATTGATGGTTCTCAATGTCCAGATATAATTCCAGTAGTATCTCTAGTTGCAGCCTTAAGCACTGGAACAACAGAAATAATAAATGCTGGAAGGCTTAGAATTAAAGAATGTGATAGGTTAGCAGCTGTAACCTCTGAGTTAAATAAATTAGGTGCTAAGATTACAGAAAAAGAAGACGGACTAATTATTGAAGGTGTTAAAGAACTTAAGGGCGGCATTGAAGTTTGGAGTCATAAAGATCATAGAATCGCCATGACTTTAGCTATAGCTTCTACTATGTGCACAGAACCTATAATACTTAAGGATTATGAATGTGTTTCAAAGTCTTATCCACAATTTTGGGATGATTTTAAGAATGTAGGAGGTGTATTTGATGAGTGGAATGTGGGGGAATAA
- the aroB gene encoding 3-dehydroquinate synthase, with protein MEDLVVDLGERSYPIIIKKGLIDEINLEIKKIYTGKKVFILTDKNVDSHYGNRVKSCLINAGYEVKLMALEPGEETKAFSTLPSIYNELLDFKLTRSDLIITLGGGVIGDLGGFVASTFLRGVDFVQMPTSLLAQVDSSVGGKVAVDLERGKNLVGSFYHPKLVLIDPNVLETLSERFFIDGMAEVIKYGCIKDREFFYFLKSLKNKEEVMHSIEAIIHKCCFIKKCVVENDEKDTGERMLLNFGHTLGHAIETYYNFKKFTHGEAVAIGMYEISKLAENKGLTEKGVAEEIKEILVQYGLPYEVEIDDSSVISDTIALDKKNIDNVLKVVLLKNIGESFLEKTNVEFFS; from the coding sequence ATGGAAGACTTAGTTGTTGATTTGGGTGAAAGAAGTTATCCTATTATAATTAAAAAAGGATTAATTGATGAAATTAATTTAGAAATTAAAAAGATATACACAGGTAAAAAAGTCTTTATATTGACAGATAAAAATGTAGATTCTCATTATGGAAATAGAGTTAAATCATGCTTGATTAACGCTGGATATGAGGTTAAGTTAATGGCTTTAGAACCTGGTGAAGAAACTAAGGCATTTAGCACTCTTCCTTCAATATATAATGAACTATTAGATTTTAAACTTACAAGAAGTGATTTAATTATAACTCTTGGTGGAGGAGTAATTGGAGACCTTGGTGGTTTTGTTGCATCTACATTCCTTCGAGGTGTAGATTTTGTACAAATGCCAACATCACTTTTAGCACAAGTTGATAGTAGCGTAGGTGGAAAGGTTGCAGTGGATTTAGAAAGAGGTAAAAACTTAGTTGGAAGTTTTTATCACCCTAAATTAGTTTTAATAGATCCAAATGTCTTAGAAACTTTAAGTGAAAGATTTTTTATAGATGGTATGGCTGAAGTTATTAAGTATGGATGCATAAAAGATAGAGAATTTTTCTATTTTCTAAAGAGCTTAAAGAATAAAGAAGAAGTTATGCACAGTATAGAAGCTATTATCCACAAATGTTGCTTTATTAAGAAGTGTGTTGTGGAAAACGATGAAAAAGATACTGGAGAAAGAATGTTATTAAACTTCGGACATACGTTAGGTCATGCTATAGAAACATATTATAACTTCAAAAAATTTACACATGGAGAAGCAGTTGCCATAGGCATGTATGAAATAAGTAAACTTGCAGAAAATAAAGGACTTACTGAAAAAGGTGTGGCAGAAGAGATTAAAGAAATATTAGTTCAATATGGTCTTCCATATGAAGTAGAAATTGATGATAGTTCAGTAATTTCAGATACCATAGCTTTAGATAAAAAGAATATTGATAATGTTCTTAAAGTAGTATTATTAAAGAATATTGGCGAATCATTTTTAGAAAAGACTAATGTTGAATTTTTTAGTTAA
- a CDS encoding DUF2334 domain-containing protein, translating to MLNKKFICILFTLLIFFLVSCTPQEAIKSNYVEDIPETTSTNSTNELHSDYDGFKGFNMTKDNVIFKIDGTPLTLTLPIYLDKNRYYISLNEFVDKLNGKIEKVDTLLNIKINDQNYSINLSSNIVTCPNNSFSLKKSLLSENDIYYIGFSDFSHMLDLYTRWDKDKKIINCKTNNSSNLNITPYKSKINQIGLIRFEDVGLCSQPYSKDYFEKLRILANYMNEKKIPYHIAWIPRYMIPNNGVDNDPLTKNNFEIAEMVYSLDYFTTHNGIIGLHGYTHQCGKSESGAGFEFGRYEPSPTVFREKIKKAIETASYLDIPINFFEVPHYEITQQQNKIAEEYFKILYYPFNDYGVKKANLTKPQLSPYNKSSYYISTPLDYIPQGKEDSALAKLKNANVNNMGSVFFHPNLESTYISLTEDSSGAPTFTYKDNSTLKRLVGILEEKGFKMIKVTDI from the coding sequence ATGTTAAACAAAAAATTTATTTGCATTCTTTTTACTCTTTTAATATTTTTTTTAGTTAGTTGCACACCTCAAGAGGCCATTAAAAGTAATTATGTAGAAGATATACCAGAAACAACTTCAACTAATTCAACTAATGAACTACATTCAGATTATGATGGTTTTAAAGGTTTTAATATGACAAAAGACAATGTAATCTTTAAAATTGATGGTACACCCTTAACTCTTACATTACCAATATATTTAGATAAAAATAGATATTATATTTCTTTAAATGAATTTGTTGATAAACTTAATGGAAAAATTGAAAAAGTTGACACATTATTAAACATCAAAATTAATGATCAGAATTATTCAATTAACTTATCAAGCAATATAGTAACATGTCCAAATAATAGTTTTTCACTAAAAAAATCATTATTAAGTGAAAATGATATATATTATATAGGATTTTCTGATTTTTCACATATGCTTGATCTTTATACTAGATGGGATAAAGACAAGAAAATTATTAATTGTAAAACTAATAATTCTAGTAATTTAAATATTACTCCATATAAATCTAAAATAAATCAAATTGGTCTTATACGCTTTGAAGACGTTGGCTTATGCTCTCAGCCTTATTCTAAAGATTATTTTGAAAAACTTCGTATATTAGCAAATTATATGAATGAAAAGAAAATCCCATATCATATAGCATGGATTCCACGATATATGATTCCAAATAATGGAGTTGATAATGATCCATTAACTAAAAATAATTTTGAAATTGCAGAAATGGTTTATAGTCTAGATTATTTTACAACGCATAACGGAATAATTGGACTTCATGGATATACTCATCAATGTGGAAAATCAGAATCAGGAGCAGGCTTTGAATTTGGAAGATACGAGCCTTCTCCAACTGTTTTTAGAGAAAAGATTAAAAAGGCTATTGAAACAGCTTCTTATTTAGATATCCCAATTAATTTCTTTGAAGTTCCACATTATGAAATTACACAACAACAAAATAAAATTGCTGAAGAATACTTCAAAATATTGTATTACCCATTTAATGATTATGGAGTTAAAAAAGCTAATTTAACTAAGCCACAGCTAAGCCCTTATAATAAATCTTCTTATTATATTTCAACTCCACTTGATTATATTCCCCAAGGCAAAGAAGATAGTGCTTTGGCTAAACTTAAAAATGCTAATGTTAATAATATGGGTAGTGTCTTTTTTCATCCCAATTTAGAAAGTACCTATATTTCTTTAACTGAAGACTCTAGTGGTGCACCTACTTTTACTTATAAAGATAATTCAACTTTAAAAAGATTAGTAGGCATATTAGAAGAGAAAGGTTTTAAAATGATTAAAGTTACAGATATTTAA
- a CDS encoding MFS transporter, giving the protein MKDKVKFYYSLATFINYGVISIVTTFYVPYLNQVVGLSLSEVSKVVSIGALFAIISQQFLVGKFSASENKKKFIIVHLCGLIFMIVFLMFLNRSSIYFFAVLYGMIIQTVGTIYEVYVEELCVKQRMEYSQIRKWGSIGFGCIVLLSGSIISRYGFKMVHLLGIIMISIVIIIIIIKFRNIESKDKNKTIRLSDILKNKNSIILGFTSILIIGVYNAIEFAYSTYLIEITGSTALANSIYSKSIFARVFVEFISFILVGRFLNGKSPKKYLIIAFLIGAMRILLFSTGYIPLIVLGDQLHGLMYACYLTFLFKYIREVVNDELVASTYAFVTVLGSAGANFVYPQMFSIIQGRFGYTTMYFVGFSIILICSLIACKILPNKSI; this is encoded by the coding sequence ATGAAAGACAAAGTAAAATTTTATTATTCGCTAGCTACATTTATTAATTATGGAGTAATAAGTATCGTAACGACTTTTTATGTACCGTATTTAAATCAAGTAGTTGGATTATCATTAAGTGAAGTAAGTAAAGTAGTATCTATAGGTGCATTATTTGCAATTATTTCACAACAATTTTTAGTTGGTAAGTTTTCTGCAAGTGAAAATAAGAAGAAGTTCATTATTGTGCATTTGTGTGGCTTAATTTTTATGATAGTGTTTTTAATGTTTCTAAATAGAAGTAGTATATACTTCTTTGCAGTTTTGTATGGAATGATTATACAAACAGTTGGAACAATATATGAAGTGTATGTTGAAGAATTATGTGTTAAACAAAGAATGGAATATTCTCAAATAAGAAAATGGGGTTCTATTGGATTTGGATGTATAGTGCTTTTAAGTGGTAGTATAATTTCAAGATACGGATTTAAAATGGTCCATTTATTAGGTATTATAATGATAAGTATAGTTATAATTATAATAATTATAAAATTTAGAAATATTGAATCAAAAGATAAAAATAAGACAATAAGATTAAGTGACATATTGAAAAATAAAAATTCAATAATCCTTGGATTTACTAGTATTTTAATTATTGGAGTTTATAATGCAATAGAATTTGCATATTCAACTTATTTGATAGAAATAACGGGAAGCACTGCCTTAGCTAATTCTATATACAGTAAATCTATATTTGCTAGAGTTTTTGTTGAATTTATATCTTTTATTCTTGTTGGAAGGTTTTTAAATGGCAAAAGTCCTAAAAAATATTTAATTATAGCTTTTCTTATAGGAGCTATGAGGATATTGTTATTTTCAACAGGATATATACCATTAATTGTTTTAGGTGACCAATTACATGGATTAATGTATGCGTGTTATTTAACATTTTTATTTAAATATATTAGAGAAGTTGTTAATGATGAATTGGTTGCAAGTACATATGCATTTGTAACGGTACTAGGGTCTGCTGGTGCTAATTTTGTATATCCTCAAATGTTTAGTATAATTCAAGGAAGATTTGGATATACTACAATGTATTTTGTGGGATTTTCAATTATATTAATATGTTCATTAATTGCGTGTAAAATTCTTCCCAATAAATCTATATAA
- the cls gene encoding cardiolipin synthase, giving the protein MNILLVLIVVILILNIFLSLSLVFIERKDPTTTWAWLLILLVLPGFGFIIYIMFGQNLSRQKIFKEKIRVDEDKRKNINDKYERGLHKHDGGETFADLKKMNFNNSGAKYTTNNNINVYANGEDKFKQLIEDIKNAKRYIHIQYYIFKNDTLGKSIIEELTQKAKNGLEVRLLVDSMGSRKLTKKAIKEYVDAGGKFSIFFPGILPHINTRINYRNHRKIVVIDGEYGYVGGFNVGDEYISKDPEVGFWRDTHVRIEGEAVDDLNERFLLDWCYAASEEIKGYEKYSQKGNKTVGDVGIQIVTSGPDHKEQYIRNAYIKLINNAKENVYLETPYLVPDLPILESLKISALSGVDVRIIIPGKPDHFFMQWAASSYIGELLEAGIKIYNYQNGFIHAKTIVADSTVMSIGTANLDIRSFKLNFEVNAFIFDDRIAKEGEIQFMKDMEASKEITKEIYNNRSISIRIKESLIRLVSPIL; this is encoded by the coding sequence ATGAACATACTATTAGTATTAATTGTTGTAATTCTAATATTAAATATATTTCTTTCTTTATCATTAGTTTTTATAGAGAGAAAAGATCCAACTACAACCTGGGCATGGCTTTTAATATTATTGGTTTTACCAGGTTTCGGGTTTATAATATATATTATGTTTGGTCAAAATTTGAGCAGACAAAAGATTTTTAAAGAAAAGATACGTGTTGATGAGGATAAAAGGAAAAATATAAATGACAAATATGAAAGAGGTCTTCATAAACATGATGGAGGAGAGACATTTGCGGATTTGAAAAAAATGAATTTTAATAATTCAGGTGCAAAATATACAACAAATAATAATATTAATGTATATGCAAATGGAGAGGATAAGTTTAAACAATTAATAGAAGATATAAAAAATGCAAAAAGATATATACATATACAATATTATATTTTCAAAAATGATACTCTTGGAAAGAGTATCATTGAAGAATTGACTCAAAAAGCAAAAAATGGATTAGAAGTTAGATTATTAGTAGATAGTATGGGATCTCGAAAATTAACAAAGAAAGCAATTAAAGAATATGTAGATGCTGGAGGAAAATTCTCAATATTTTTTCCGGGAATTTTACCTCATATAAATACCCGTATAAACTATAGAAATCATAGGAAAATAGTTGTAATTGATGGAGAATATGGATATGTGGGAGGATTTAATGTTGGAGACGAATATATAAGTAAAGATCCAGAAGTTGGATTTTGGAGAGATACTCATGTGAGAATTGAGGGAGAAGCAGTAGATGATTTAAATGAAAGATTTCTACTTGATTGGTGTTATGCAGCAAGTGAAGAAATAAAAGGTTATGAGAAATATTCACAAAAAGGCAACAAAACTGTTGGAGACGTAGGAATACAAATTGTAACTAGTGGACCCGATCATAAGGAGCAATATATTAGAAATGCTTACATAAAGCTTATAAACAATGCAAAAGAGAATGTATATCTTGAAACACCATATTTAGTACCAGATTTACCTATATTAGAATCTTTAAAAATATCTGCACTATCTGGGGTTGATGTAAGAATAATAATACCAGGTAAGCCAGATCATTTTTTTATGCAATGGGCAGCAAGCTCATATATAGGAGAATTACTAGAGGCAGGAATAAAAATATATAATTATCAAAATGGTTTTATTCATGCAAAGACAATAGTTGCAGATAGTACAGTTATGAGTATAGGTACAGCAAATTTAGACATAAGAAGTTTTAAATTGAATTTTGAAGTTAATGCATTTATTTTTGATGATAGAATTGCAAAAGAAGGCGAAATACAATTTATGAAAGATATGGAAGCATCAAAAGAAATAACAAAAGAAATATATAATAATAGAAGCATTAGCATTAGGATTAAAGAATCATTGATTAGACTAGTGTCACCTATATTATAG